A genomic window from Populus nigra chromosome 7, ddPopNigr1.1, whole genome shotgun sequence includes:
- the LOC133699359 gene encoding uncharacterized protein At5g41620-like — MEAKSREQQQCKIRKRGNSSSSSSSLVKKYRFKRAILVGKRGGSSTPVPIWMTSSKSPTLAEPNAESTKCTPPQNGSKAKEVSVSARKLAATLWEINGIPSPRVKKDLEDKKEVRSREKVARLPHLSDPSYTPFSERMERSRGHSHRRRTSVVTKTLQLTDYHLGGLDSVGNSSLMEIESHPKGRSRTIGIKTCLKDVSNGLTTSKELLKVLNHVCGLEEKHSSGLSLVSALRIELDRACISVNQLIREQRSNRSEIEYLVKHFEEEKAAWKSKERDRIRSAIACIAEELEIERKLRRQTERLNKKLGKELADTKESLSKAMKELETEKRAKEILEQVCDELARGIGDDRAEVEEMKKESAKVRDEVEKEREMLQLADVLREERVQMKLSDAKYHFEEKNAAVERLRNELEIYLREKVGEKDADGSPNYDRIKELEAYLEEIQFGSCQQAEREENKGGATGNGEVHDGDDSADSDLHSIELNMDNNSKSYKWCYASEDNSKWFSGGKDFKGRKSISDNIQWGNICLQRRNSNGIDGLGRDLISENQARPDMPDQERVAELGFNSQAQGHEDEIRKYRSVRTLKDHILSGPKRSPIQNFASPTRLWGQSLPFQESGSVVSDGSPVIQGNNLKPRIAGTGVNCRTSTSSRH, encoded by the exons ATGGAGGCAAAAAGCAGAGAGCAGCAGCAGTGTAAGATAAGAAAGAGAGGGAATTCATCGTCTTCATCGTCTTCTTTAGTCAAAAAGTACAGATTCAAGAGAGCTATTCTTGTTGGAAAGAGAGGTGGGTCTAGTACTCCTGTTCCAATCTGGATGACAAGCTCAAAATCTCCAACTTTGGCAGAGCCAAATGCTGAATCCACCAAGTGCACACCACCTCAAAATGGAAGCAAAGCCAAGGAAGTTTCAGTTTCTGCAAGAAAATTAGCTGCCACTTTGTGGGAGATCAATGGAATACCTTCTCCAAGAGTTAAAAAGGATTTGGAAGACAAGAAAGAGGTTAGAAGCAGAGAAAAGGTGGCAAGGTTGCCACACTTGTCAGATCCATCTTACACTCCTTTTTCAGAG AGGATGGAGCGATCTAGAGGCCATAGTCATAGGAGAAGAACATCAGTTGTTACAAAGACACTTCAGCTTACTGATTATCATCTTGGAGGTCTGGATTCTGTAGGCAATTCCAGTTTGATGGAG ATTGAAAGTCATCCGAAAGGCCGGTCTCGTACAATTGGAATTAAGACCTGTTTGAAGGATGTTAGTAATGGGCTGACCACCTCCAAGGAGCTCTTGAAAGTTTTGAATCATGTTTGCGGTCTTGAGGAGAAGCACTCATCAGGCTTGTCTCTTGTCTCCGCCCTTCGGATTGAGCTTGATAGAGCCTGCATTTCGGTCAATCAATTGATAAGAGAACAGCGATCAAACCGCAGTGAGATTGAGTACCTTGTTAAGCATTTTGAGGAAGAGAAGGCAGCTTGGAAGAGCAAGGAGCGAGATAGGATTCGCAGTGCTATAGCATGCATTGCAGAAGAGCTTGAAATTGAGAGGAAATTAAGAAGACAAACAGAGAGATTGAATAAGAAGCTTGGGAAAGAGTTGGCCGATACAAAGGAATCTCTGTCAAAGGCAATGAAAGAGCTAGAGACTGAAAAAAGGGCGAAAGAGATATTAGAGCAAGTTTGTGATGAGCTGGCTAGAGGTATAGGGGACGACAGAGCTGAGGttgaagaaatgaaaaaagaatcTGCGAAGGTGAGAGATGAGGtggagaaagaaagggaaatgcTTCAGCTTGCTGATGTATTGCGTGAAGAAAGAGTCCAGATGAAGCTCTCTGACGCTAAGTACCATTTCGAGGAGAAAAATGCAGCGGTGGAGAGGTTAAGAAATGAGCTCGAGATCTACTTGAGAGAAAAAGTAGGTGAAAAAGATGCTGATGGCTCTCCAAATTATGACAGGATTAAAGAGCTTGAAGCTTACTTAGAGGAAATCCAATTCGGATCGTGTCAACAGGccgagagagaagaaaataaaggggGTGCAACAGGAAATGGAGAAGTTCATGACGGAGATGATTCAGCGGATAGTGATCTTCATTCCATTGAATTAAACATGGACAATAACAGCAAGAGCTACAAATGGTGTTACGCTTCTGAGGACAATTCGAAGTGGTTTTCAGGAGGTAAAGATTTCAAGGGAAGGAAGTCGATCTCCGATAATATTCAATGGGGAAACATTTGTCTGCAAAGAAGAAATTCCAATGGTATTGATGGTCTTGGCCGTGACTTGATCAGTGAAAATCAGGCAAGACCAGATATGCCCGATCAGGAAAGGGTAGCCGAGCTTGGTTTCAATTCTCAAGCACAAggtcatgaagatgaaattagGAAATATAGGTCAGTGAGGACTCTCAAAGACCACATATTATCTGGCCCTAAAAGATCACCAATACAAAACTTTGCCAGTCCTACGCGGCTGTGGGGGCAATCCTTGCCTTTTCAAGAGTCTGGCAGTGTAGTTTCGGATGGTTCACCTGTGATACAAGGGAATAATTTGAAGCCCAGGATAGCAGGAACAGGAGTTAATTGTCGAACTTCAACAAGCTCCAGACATTAA